A genomic stretch from Centroberyx gerrardi isolate f3 chromosome 10, fCenGer3.hap1.cur.20231027, whole genome shotgun sequence includes:
- the LOC144539835 gene encoding LOW QUALITY PROTEIN: lactase/phlorizin hydrolase-like (The sequence of the model RefSeq protein was modified relative to this genomic sequence to represent the inferred CDS: inserted 1 base in 1 codon): MVSVPSITYHKIWSKFATMTSSFLNESFPDDFQWATSSESFKVEGGWKEADQTADLACDSYHKVDYDVYLLRGLHVNTYQFSISWARIFPSGHQESHSEKGALYYDKLINALIESGIQPVVTLYYWDLPQALQDYGGWTNDSIVEAFKDYADFCFSRFGDRVKTWNTFSSPWVVSHAGYGTDEHPPGVKDYVVASYQVTYNMLKSHVEAWHVYNDKHRKKQGGNVGIALNSDWAEPMDPSRPEDVAAADRYLQFMLGWFAHPIFVDGDYPATLKTQIEQKRNECPLSEPAILPVFTVEESHRIRGTADFFGLNHYTSRLVNNSDGGCIPGPQGVGDFQAHVDSSWSSTASDWIHSAPWGLRRLLNYISAEYLNVTKVPVHITGNGMPTEYSGDSLNDTSRIEYMRSYINEALKPINLDGIDVQRFTVQSLMDGFEGPQGYSEHFGLHHVNFDLPDRPRNPKKSAYFYSNVIEKNGFATARKSISSQSLKYNESVKRSFLPPSDVPSKSKIVWERFSRQSIFQRKLNHYGTFPQGFHWGVSSSAYQIEGGWNADGKGPNVWDTFSQKPGTIPGNTNGDVACDSYHRLEEDLYMLQALRVKSYRFSLSWSRIFPNGQHTSLNQKGVDYYNRLIDGLLSYNITPMVTLYHWDLPQALQNLNGWDNVNMIDIFNDFCDFCFATFGDRVKFWMTFNQPHTIAWPGYGLGQIPPNVKKPGDAPYRVAHNLIKAHAKTYHTYDENYCKSQSGLVSIALNADWIEPKDINIPREVVAADRALQFQLGWFAHPIFKNGDYPDAMKWQVGNKSELQGLSESRMPAFTVEEKAYIRGTADVFCISTYTTIVARHITARLTPQSYDYDRDLSEAEEGDSPTTAISNQRAVAWGLRRLLNWIKEEYGDPEIYITENGVATDTKTTVDDTDRVFYYKTYVDEALKAYNLDGVKVRGYIASSLMDSFEWLSGYTVGFGLHHINFTNPNRPRTPKRSAHYYYRVMKDNGFPIPDEEKPLYGHFPMGFNWSTASSSYQIEGNWGAQGKGLSIWDKFAHTPGKIANNENGDIGCDSYNKINEDLEVLKKLKVTHYRFSISWPRVLPDGTNKHINEAGLNYYSRLIDALHAANIQPQVTLYHWDLPLALQKVAGWENETIIERFRDYADVLFSRLGDRVKLWITHNEPFIVANLGYGYGNFAPGIVGKQYIAGHNLIKSHADAWHLYNEKYRATQKGIISIAINSDWXEPRNPHKQEDVEAARRVMQFFIGWFAHPIFNGDYSDTMKTIIRERSIAAGLPESRLPEFTPEEIKRIKGTHDYFGLNHYTSVLAFPVDYGEEQSYDADRGAGTISDRTWIETGSSWLKIAPFGFRKLLKFIKDEYGNPPIYVTENGVSEQGVVDFDDIHRKHYYENYINQALKACLIDGVDLRGYTAWSLMDNFEWAVGYAERFGLFYVNRSDPTLPRIPKNSASHYTTIVTCNGFPDPALGPHECLNPEPEGTSTPTITTTFENITSASMDNVSFLGMQLSSDDAEIALYVIFVFLIVSAVSIIFSLWRITKAKKVIKKSKTTSGEVLKMGRM, translated from the exons ATGGTGTCAGTGCCTTCCATAACCTACCACAAAATCTGGAGCAAGTTTGCCACCATGACCTCATCCTTCCTAAATGAATCCTTTCCTGATGATTTCCAGTGGGCCACATCCAGTGAGTCCTTCAAGGTTGAAGGTGGCTGGAAGGAAGCTGATCAAACAGCTGATCTGGCTTGCGACAGCTACCACAAGGTTGATTATGATGTCTACCTCCTTCGAGGTCTCCATGTCAACACCTATCAGTTTTCTATCTCCTGGGCCCGTATTTTCCCCTCTGGCCACCAGGAGAGCCATTCTGAGAAAGGGGCTCTTTACTATGACAAGCTGATCAATGCTCTCATTGAGTCTGGCATACAACCTGTTGTCACTTTGTACTACTGGGATCTGCCCCAGGCACTCCAGGACTATGGTGGATGGACTAACGATTCCATTGTTGAAGCTTTTAAGGACTATGCAGACTTCTGCTTCTCCAGGTTTGGAGACAGGGTCAAGACCTGGAACACTTTCAGTAGCCCCTGGGTGGTGAGCCATGCTGGCTATGGAACTGATGAGCATCCCCCTGGAGTGAAGGACTATGTGGTTGCCTCCTACCAG GTCACTTACAATATGCTTAAGTCCCATGTTGAGGCTTGGCATGTCTACAATGATAAACACAGGAAGAAGCAGGGAGGGAATGTGGGCATTGCCCTGAACTCAGACTGGGCTGAGCCCATGGACCCCTCCAGACCTGAAGACGTAGCAGCTGCTGATCGCTACCTGCAGTTCATGCTGGGCTGGTTTGCCCATCCCATATTTGTAGATGGGGATTATCCTGCAACACTCAAGACTCAGATTGAACAGAAAAGAAATGAGTGTCCCCTCTCTGAGCCCGCCATTCTTCCAGTCTTCACTGTAGAAGAGAGCCACAGGATACGTGGAACAGCTGATTTCTTTGGATTAAACCACTATACCTCCCGTTTGGTCAACAACAGTGATGGTGGCTGCATCCCTGGCCCTCAAGGGGTGGGTGACTTCCAGGCCCATGTGGACTCTTCCTGGTCTTCTACAGCATCTGACTGGATCCATTCTGCACCTTGGGGCCTTAGAAGACTTCTCAACTACATCTCTGCAGAGTACCTGAATGTTACCAAGGTGCCTGTTCACATAACTGGGAACGGAATGCCCACTGAGTACAGTGGGGACTCTCTCAATGATACCAGTCGAATAGAGTATATGAGGAGTTACATCAATGAAGCACTGAAAC CAATCAATTTGGATGGAATAGATGTGCAGCGGTTCACTGTTCAATCACTCATGGATGGTTTTGAGGGCCCACAAGGCTACAGTGAACATTTTGGATTGCACCATGTCAACTTTGACCTGCCTGACAGACCACGGAATCCAAAGAAGTCTGCCTATTTTTACTCAAATGTTATTGAGAAAAATGGGTTTGCTACGGCAAGAAAAAGTATCTCTTCACAAAGTTTGAAATACAATGAATCTGTAAAGCGATCTTTTCTTCCCCCATCTGATGTCCCGTCCAAATCCAAGATTGTTTGGGAGAGGTTCTCACGGCAGTCCATCTTCCAGCGAAAACTAAACCACTATGGTACTTTCCCACAAGGCTTCCATTGGGGAGTGTCATCTTCTGCTTACCAGATTGAGGGTGGCTGGAATGCTGATGGTAAAGGGCCTAATGTTTGGGATACATTCAGTCAGAAACCTGGCACTATTCCTGGTAACACCAATGGAGATGTAGCCTGTGACAGCTACCACAGACTGGAAGAGGACCTGTACATGCTTCAGGCTCTGAGGGTAAAGTCCTACAGATTCTCTCTATCCTGGTCCAGGATCTTTCCCAATGGTCAGCACACTTCCTTGAACCAAAAAGGTGTTGACTACTACAATAGGCTCATTGATGGTCTACTATCTTATAACATCACACCCATGGTGACACTCTACCACTGGGACCTTCCTCAAGCTTTGCAAAACCTCAATGGTTGGGACAATGTAAACATGATTGACATATTCAATGACTTCTGCGACTTCTGCTTTGCCACCTTTGGGGACAGAGTGAAGTTTTGGATGACCTTCAACCAGCCTCATACAATCGCATGGCCAGGATATGGACTTGGGCAGATCCCACCAAATGTTAAGAAGCCAGGAGATGCACCATACAGAGTTGCTCACAACCTTATAAAAGCACATGCCAAGACCTACCACACGTATGATGAGAACTATTGCAAATCCCAAAGTGGTTTGGTATCCATTGCCCTCAATGCTGACTGGATTGAACCCAAAGATATCAATATCCCTCGGGAAGTGGTGGCTGCTGACCGCGCTCTGCAGTTCCAACTTGGTTGGTTTGCACATCCTATTTTCAAAAATGGAGACTATCCTGATGCAATGAAGTGGCAAGTTGGAAACAAGAGTGAACTCCAAGGTCTATCAGAGTCCAGAATGCCTGCCTTCACTGTAGAAGAAAAGGCCTACATCAGGGGGACTGctgatgttttttgtattaGCACTTACACCACCATAGTAGCGCGCCATATCACAGCTCGGCTCACCCCACAGTCCTATGACTATGATCGGGACTTGTCAGAAGCAGAGGAGGGTGATTCACCAACCACTGCCATCAGTAACCAGAGAGCTGTAGCATGGGGTTTGAGAAGGCTCCTCAACTGGATCAAAGAGGAGTATGGTGATCCAGAGATTTACATTACAGAGAATGGAGTAGCTACAGACACAAAGACCACAGTTGATGACACTGACAGAGTTTTTTACTACAAAACCTATGTTGATGAAGCTCTAAAGG CTTATAACCTGGATGGTGTAAAGGTGAGAGGATACATAGCATCATCTCTCATGGATTCTTTtgagtggctcagtggttacaCAGTAGGATTTGGGCTCCACCATATCAACTTCACAAACCCAAACCGGCCAAGGACACCCAAACGCTCAGCTCACTACTACTATCGAGTCATGAAAGACAATGGATTCCCTATACCAGATGAGGAGAAACCACTTTATGGACACTTTCCAATGGGCTTCAACTGGAGCACTGCCAGTTCCTCCTATCAG ATTGAAGGGAACTGGGGCGCCCAGGGAAAGGGATTGAGTATCTGGGATAAATTTGCCCATACTCCTGGGAAAATTGCCAACAACGAAAACGGTGACATTGGTTGTGACAGctacaacaaaataaatgaagattTGGAGGTGCTCAAGAAGTTGAAGGTGACTCACTATCGTTTTTCCATATCCTGGCCCAGGGTACTGCCTGATGGGACCAACAAACACATCAATGAGGCTGGACTCAACTACTACAGCAGACTGATTGATGCCCTGCATGCAGCCAATATTCAACCTCAG GTCACTCTCTACCACTGGGACTTGCCTTTGGCTCTACAGAAAGTGGCCGGCTGGGAGAATGAAACCATCATCGAACGATTCAGAGATTATGCTGATGTTCTTTTTAGTCGCCTTGGGGACAGAGTTAAGTTGTGGATCACCCATAACGAGCCATTCATAGTAGCCAACCTTGGCTATGGATATGGAAACTTTGCTCCAG GCATTGTGGGCAAGCAGTATATTGCAGGTCACAACCTGATTAAGTCCCATGCTGACGCCTGGCACCTCTACAATGAGAAATACCGTGCCACACAGAAGGGAATAATTTCCATTGCCATCAATTCGGACT TGGAGCCACGGAACCCACATAAGCAGGAGGATGTGGAGGCAGCGAGAAGGGTCATGCAG TTCTTCATTGGTTGGTTTGCACATCCTATTTTCAATGGAGACTACAGTGACACAATGAAGACTATCATTAGAGAGAGGAGTATTGCTGCAGGTCTTCCTGAATCACG GCTTCCTGAGTTTACTCCTGAAGAGATCAAGAGGATTAAAGGCACTCATGATTACTTTGGACTTAATCACTACACCTCGGTCCTGGCATTCCCTGTAGACTATGGGGAGGAGCAAAGCTACGATGCTGATAG GGGTGCAGGAACCATCTCTGATCGAACCTGGATTGAGACAGGCTCTTCTTGGCTGAAGATTGCTCCATTTGGATTCAGAAAACTCCTCAAATTTATCAAGGATGAATATGGAAACCCACCCATCTATGTTACTGAGAATGGGGTCTCAGAACAAGGAGTAGTAGACTTTGACGATATCCACAGGAAGCACTATTATGAGAACTACATCAATCAAGCCCTTAAAG CCTGCTTGATAGACGGGGTGGACCTGAGAGGGTATACTGCCTGGTCATTGATGGATAACTTTGAGTGGGCCGTGGGCTACGCTGAGAGATTTGGTCTTTTCTATGTGAACCGTTCTGACCCCACTCTTCCTCGCATACCGAAGAACTCAGCTTCCCACTACACCACCATAGTCACCTGCAATGGTTTTCCAGACCCAGCCCTTGGGCCACATGAATGTTTGAACCCAGAACCCGAAG GTACGAGCACACCCACCATCACAACTACCTTTGAGAACATCACAAGTGCGAGCATGGACAACGTGAGTTTCCTTGGCATGCAACTCTCCTCTGATGATGCAGAGATTGCTCTCTACGTTATCTTTGTATTCCTTATTGTGAGTGCTGTCAGCATCATCTTTTCATTATGGCGGATcacgaaggctaaaaaggtcATTAAAAAGTCAAAAACTACATCTGGAGAAGTGTTGAAGATGGGGAGGATGTAA